From the Desulfovibrio sp. JC010 genome, one window contains:
- a CDS encoding glycine betaine ABC transporter substrate-binding protein, with translation MKKILVLTLAALLVAAFSTAAFAGDKKVKLAYVEWDCATATTNVIKAVLEERMGIECEVIPVAAAVMWQGVASGDVDGMAAAWLPVTHGDYLKRLKKDIVDLGPNVTGARLGWAVPTYVTAESIADLNKYADKFDDKIIGIDPGAGLMMRSEEAIEAYDLDKFELMEGSGATMTAALGNAVKNNEWIVVTAWSPHWMFGRWDLKYLDDPKKILGESETINTVVRKGLDKDMPKVYAFLDKFAWKDANQMQMVMAWNQEKGADPYENAKRFIKENKALVDSWLN, from the coding sequence ATGAAAAAAATTTTAGTTCTGACTCTGGCTGCACTGCTCGTTGCTGCTTTCAGCACCGCAGCATTCGCAGGAGATAAGAAAGTAAAGCTGGCCTACGTTGAGTGGGACTGCGCAACTGCCACAACCAACGTTATCAAAGCCGTTCTTGAAGAACGCATGGGTATTGAATGCGAAGTCATCCCCGTTGCCGCAGCTGTAATGTGGCAGGGCGTTGCGTCCGGCGATGTTGACGGTATGGCTGCAGCATGGCTGCCCGTAACCCACGGCGATTACCTCAAGCGCCTGAAAAAGGACATTGTAGACCTCGGTCCCAACGTAACCGGCGCAAGACTGGGCTGGGCTGTTCCCACCTACGTAACTGCTGAGTCCATTGCCGACCTCAACAAATACGCTGACAAATTTGACGACAAAATCATCGGTATCGATCCCGGCGCAGGCCTCATGATGCGTTCCGAGGAAGCAATCGAAGCATATGACCTCGACAAGTTCGAACTCATGGAAGGCTCCGGCGCAACCATGACCGCAGCCCTTGGCAACGCCGTCAAGAACAACGAATGGATTGTTGTTACCGCATGGTCCCCGCACTGGATGTTCGGCCGCTGGGACCTCAAATACCTTGATGATCCCAAAAAGATTCTCGGTGAATCCGAAACCATCAACACCGTTGTCCGCAAAGGTCTCGATAAAGACATGCCCAAAGTTTACGCTTTCCTCGACAAGTTCGCATGGAAAGACGCCAACCAGATGCAGATGGTCATGGCCTGGAACCAGGAAAAAGGTGCTGATCCTTATGAAAACGCAAAGCGTTTCATCAAGGAAAACAAAGCACTGGTTGATTCATGGCTTAACTAA
- a CDS encoding glycine betaine/L-proline ABC transporter ATP-binding protein, with translation MEKIRVENLYKIFGSNPKKIIPMLEKGANKDDIMEKTKHGVGVNNATFSVEEGEIVVVMGLSGSGKSTLVRCINRLIEPTGGKIFIDGEDITSLSMDKLRKIRLEKLGMVFQNFALYPHRTVLKNAEYGLEIANVDPEVRKQKAMEALELVGLSGWEESYPDQLSGGMQQRVGLARALALDPDILLMDEAFSALDPLIRRDMQDELINLQERMHKTIVFISHDLDEALKLGDRIVLMKDGEIVQIGSPEEILTEPATEYVRRFVEDVDITKVLTAESVMKKIDAVAFIKTDGPRASLRKMRKNNISNLFVLDEKHKLIGMLNAGDCAKLVEEGGKDIRTIMHKDLQAVDLDCPAQELFNIMQDRTLPLPVINEDNKLKGVIVRGTLIGALAERGGN, from the coding sequence ATGGAAAAAATCCGAGTTGAAAATCTCTATAAAATTTTCGGTTCTAATCCAAAAAAAATCATCCCCATGCTCGAAAAAGGAGCGAACAAAGATGATATTATGGAAAAGACCAAGCACGGTGTCGGCGTAAACAACGCCACATTCAGCGTAGAAGAAGGTGAAATAGTCGTTGTAATGGGCCTTTCCGGCAGCGGTAAGTCAACACTTGTACGCTGCATCAACAGGCTCATCGAGCCTACCGGCGGTAAAATTTTCATTGACGGGGAAGATATAACCTCCCTGAGCATGGATAAGCTACGCAAAATCCGGCTGGAAAAGCTGGGCATGGTCTTCCAGAACTTCGCCCTCTACCCCCACCGCACTGTCCTTAAAAACGCAGAATACGGGCTGGAGATCGCAAATGTCGACCCTGAAGTGCGCAAGCAGAAAGCCATGGAAGCACTTGAACTGGTCGGGCTTTCCGGCTGGGAAGAATCCTACCCGGACCAGCTTTCCGGCGGCATGCAGCAGCGCGTGGGTCTTGCCCGCGCACTGGCTCTGGATCCGGACATCCTGCTCATGGACGAAGCTTTCAGTGCCCTTGACCCGCTCATCCGCCGCGACATGCAGGACGAACTGATCAACCTGCAGGAGCGCATGCACAAGACCATCGTCTTCATCAGCCACGACCTTGACGAAGCCCTCAAACTGGGCGACCGCATCGTGCTTATGAAAGACGGTGAAATCGTACAAATCGGTTCACCCGAAGAAATTCTCACTGAACCGGCCACAGAATACGTACGCCGCTTTGTGGAAGACGTTGATATCACCAAGGTCCTCACCGCTGAGTCGGTAATGAAAAAGATCGACGCCGTGGCCTTCATCAAAACCGACGGCCCCAGAGCATCGCTTCGCAAAATGCGCAAGAACAATATCTCCAACCTCTTTGTGCTAGATGAAAAACACAAGCTCATCGGCATGCTCAATGCCGGAGACTGCGCAAAGCTGGTGGAAGAAGGCGGTAAAGACATCAGAACCATCATGCATAAAGACCTGCAGGCCGTGGATTTAGACTGCCCTGCTCAGGAACTCTTCAACATCATGCAGGACCGCACTCTGCCCCTTCCGGTCATCAATGAAGACAACAAACTCAAAGGGGTTATCGTCCGAGGCACGCTGATCGGGGCACTGGCCGAAAGAGGAGGCAACTAG
- a CDS encoding proline/glycine betaine ABC transporter permease encodes MNIPRIPVGDVIESGIDFLVEHFSFATKAFSAVLEAGLDVVEGAMKACPPWAFIIIVGLITWKLAKSKRTTIFAIAGLLLIWNMGLWKATVSTIALVIVATLLALMIGIPIGILAAMSKPVNRVVMPVLDVMQTMPAFVYLIPAIPFFGLGKVAAIFSTIIFAMPPSIRLTCLGIKQVPEELVECAEAFGSNRWQRLLKLELPIATPTIMAGVNQTVMLALSMVVIAAMIGAKGLGGEVWKAIQRLQMGKGFEAGIGIVIVAMIMDQVLQKLGSGKK; translated from the coding sequence ATGAATATTCCACGCATACCCGTCGGGGACGTAATTGAATCTGGTATTGATTTTCTGGTGGAACATTTTTCATTTGCCACCAAAGCTTTTTCCGCTGTGCTTGAAGCAGGTCTTGATGTTGTGGAAGGTGCCATGAAAGCCTGCCCGCCGTGGGCATTCATCATCATCGTGGGTTTGATCACCTGGAAACTGGCCAAAAGTAAACGAACCACAATCTTTGCCATTGCCGGACTGCTGCTCATCTGGAACATGGGACTCTGGAAAGCCACGGTCAGCACCATTGCGCTGGTTATCGTCGCCACCCTGCTGGCCCTGATGATCGGTATCCCCATCGGTATTCTGGCGGCCATGAGCAAGCCCGTAAACAGGGTGGTCATGCCTGTTCTTGACGTCATGCAGACCATGCCCGCTTTTGTTTACCTTATCCCGGCCATTCCCTTTTTCGGTCTGGGCAAGGTTGCCGCTATATTTTCAACAATCATCTTTGCCATGCCGCCGTCCATCAGGCTGACCTGCCTCGGAATCAAGCAGGTTCCTGAAGAACTGGTGGAGTGTGCTGAAGCATTCGGTTCCAACCGCTGGCAGAGACTCCTTAAACTGGAACTTCCCATCGCCACTCCGACCATCATGGCCGGGGTGAACCAGACAGTCATGCTGGCTCTCTCCATGGTGGTTATCGCCGCCATGATCGGTGCCAAGGGACTGGGCGGTGAAGTCTGGAAAGCAATTCAACGTTTGCAGATGGGTAAGGGATTTGAAGCTGGTATTGGCATTGTCATCGTCGCTATGATAATGGATCAGGTGTTACAGAAACTCGGGTCGGGTAAAAAATAA